From Alcaligenes faecalis, the proteins below share one genomic window:
- a CDS encoding MFS transporter: MENQKKYFPGQRYVVVFLLFLFMVINFADKAIFGLVAVPLMEELAIGPQQFGTIAGSFFFLFAISGIVVGFVSNTVSSRLLLVGLVIIWSVAQVPIAMGASTIMALMACRILLGVGEGPAYPLALHACYKWFPDQERTWPTAIVMQGGQVGMLLAGPLVGYLTISHGWRSVFWVTAAAGLMWLVIWALLGKDGPISANSAPAVGKSKPQSRCSYRDVLLNRSFIGNLLMYWVAYWCAALVFTWLPAYLQRGLNFSSDTAGWLFSLCIFVAIPIVSGGSYLSNRFLRQGYSSRVARSLVTVGFLLAGALCLLAAAYLKPGPTAGIVLIALGLSFPQVGFVLCSAISAQISPIEKRGSTLAITNSLSTTAGLVAPIVMGRLIQAEPGIAGFHQGFALTALLLLAGAVLGFILVDPARTLSQIQAKTGSALGGPASV; the protein is encoded by the coding sequence ATGGAAAACCAGAAAAAGTATTTCCCAGGACAGCGCTACGTCGTGGTGTTCTTGTTGTTTTTGTTCATGGTGATCAACTTTGCCGATAAGGCGATATTTGGTCTGGTCGCCGTACCGTTGATGGAGGAGCTGGCCATCGGGCCACAGCAGTTTGGCACCATTGCAGGCAGCTTTTTCTTCTTGTTTGCGATCTCGGGCATTGTGGTGGGCTTTGTGTCCAATACGGTGTCCTCACGTTTGCTGTTGGTGGGGCTGGTCATTATCTGGTCTGTGGCTCAGGTTCCGATCGCTATGGGAGCCAGCACCATTATGGCCTTGATGGCTTGTCGCATTTTGCTGGGAGTAGGGGAAGGGCCTGCCTATCCCCTGGCCTTGCATGCTTGCTACAAGTGGTTCCCTGATCAGGAGCGTACCTGGCCTACGGCCATCGTGATGCAGGGTGGGCAGGTGGGCATGCTGTTGGCCGGCCCCTTGGTGGGGTATTTGACCATCAGCCACGGCTGGCGCTCGGTGTTTTGGGTGACAGCGGCAGCGGGGCTGATGTGGCTGGTGATATGGGCCTTGCTGGGCAAGGATGGTCCCATCAGTGCGAATTCGGCGCCCGCCGTTGGCAAGAGCAAGCCGCAGTCTCGCTGTTCGTACCGTGATGTGCTTCTGAATCGTAGTTTCATCGGTAACCTGCTGATGTACTGGGTAGCTTACTGGTGCGCTGCACTGGTCTTTACCTGGTTGCCCGCCTACTTGCAGCGTGGTTTGAACTTCTCGTCGGACACGGCAGGATGGCTGTTTTCCTTGTGCATTTTCGTGGCGATCCCGATTGTGTCGGGCGGCTCTTACCTGTCCAACCGCTTCTTGCGTCAGGGGTATTCGTCCCGAGTGGCACGCAGTCTGGTCACGGTAGGTTTCTTGTTGGCGGGCGCCTTGTGCCTGCTGGCGGCCGCTTATTTGAAGCCGGGTCCAACAGCTGGGATTGTGCTGATCGCCTTGGGCTTGAGTTTTCCTCAGGTCGGTTTTGTGCTCTGCTCGGCAATCTCAGCGCAAATCAGCCCAATCGAAAAGCGGGGTTCTACCCTGGCCATTACCAATTCCTTGTCCACCACAGCCGGTCTGGTCGCGCCGATTGTGATGGGGCGCTTGATTCAGGCCGAACCCGGAATTGCAGGCTTTCATCAAGGCTTTGCATTAACGGCGCTGCTCTTGCTGGCGGGGGCTGTGTTGGGGTTCATTCTGGTCGACCCGGCCCGAACCTTGTCGCAAATTCAGGCCAAGACGGGCAGTGCCTTGGGCGGTCCGGCTTCTGTCTGA